TTATTACCAGAAGACAGTAAGCAAATTATTTTTGGTCATGTTACCGATGGTGCTAAAGTGTTAGAAGAATACAAAATGCCAAAAATGGTCATCGACATTTGTTACCAGCATCATGGGACAACGTTAATGAAGTATTTTTACGCAAAGGCGAAAGAACGCAATCCAGAAGTGACAGAAACTGAATTTCGTTATCCTGGTCCCAAACCGCAGACAAAAGAGGCTGGTGTGGTGAATATTGCTGATAGTTGTGAAGCAGCAGTGCGTGCGATGGATCATCCAACGAATGAAAAAATACGCCAATTTGTCCATAATCTAATTGTTGATCGTATTTTAGACGGCCAATTAGACGATAGTGGTCTGACGTTAAAAGAAATTCACATTATTGAAGATTCTTTAGTCAACGGTTTGTGTAGTACCTTCCACTCACGGATTAAATATCCGAAAATGAAGTCAGAAGCAGAGAAGATGAAAGAAGAACAAGAAAGAAGCGATAAATAATGGATATTACGTTTATGGATGAAACCAATTCCCTAACACCTGAGAAAATGAAAGAAGTTGACGATTTGCTGCAATTTGCAGCAGATTATTTGCACCTACCAAAAGATACAGAAATGTCTGTGACGTTTATGGACAATGATGCAATTCAAGTTATTAATCGTGATTATCGAGGCAAAGACCGCCCAACAGATGTTATTAGCTTCGCGCTAGAAGAAGAAGGCGAAGGTGAGATCCCCGTTGTCTTTGCTGATGGTGAGAATCCTTTGCCAAGAGAATTGGGTGACTTAATGATTTCTTTAGATAAAACCAAAGAACAAGCACAAGAATATGGACATAGTTTTGAACGAGAGTTAGGTTTTTTAGCTCTGCATGGTTTTTTGCATATTAATGGTTATGATCATATGACTAAAGAAGATGAAAAAGAGATGTTTGGACTACAAAAGGAAATTTTGGATGCTTATGGACTTAAAAGATAAGAATACAAAGAAGAATAAGTATTTTATTACTTCAGTGGAATTTGCTTTTACGGGCATTCAAACGGTTTTTAAAGAAGAACGTAATATGCGTAAACATGTCTTTTTTGGTATCTTGGCTATCATAGCAGGAGGGATTTTTCAGTTAAGTCGCTTTGAATGGTTATGGTTGTTACTAGCGGTCTTTTTAGTTTGGATTGTGGAAATTATCAATACAGTTTTTGAAAATGTCGTAGATATGTTTACGGATTTTCATTTTCATCCAATTGGTAAGAAAATTAAAGATATGGCAGCGGGTGCTGTTTTATTAACATCCTTTTTTGCGGTAATTATTGGAATGATTTTATTTTTACCAAGAATTTGGCAATTATTGTTTTAAAAGAAATGAGGAAAATTATGTCAGAACATAAATCAGGTTTTGTCGCGATTGTGGGGCGTCCAAACGTTGGCAAATCAACATTGTTAAATCGCATTGTCGGGCAGAAGATTGCTATTATGAGCGATAAAGCACAAACGACGCGAAATAAAATCCAAGGGGTTTATACAACTCCTGATGCCCAAATAATTTTTATTGATACACCTGGTATTCATAAACCAAAGCATCGATTAGGTGACTTTATGGTTGAAACAGCTTATAGTGCTTTAAAAGAAGTGGATGCTGTTTTATTTATGATTAGTGCAGATGAAAAACGTGGTCGTGGTGACGATTTTATCATGGAACGTTTGAAAACTAATGAAACACCGGTTTTTCTAGTGATTAATAAAATAGATAAAGTGCATCCGGATGATTTATTGGGAATTATTGAGGATTATACTAGCCAAATGGAATTTGCTGAAGTAGTTCCTATCTCTGCTACAGAAGGCAATAATTTTGAAACTTTAATGACGACCTTGATTGCCCAAATGCCAGCTGGTCCACAATATTTTCCTGATGATCAAATCACCGATCACCCAGAATATTTTATTGTCTCTGAGTTAGTAAGGGAAAAAGTGTTATTACTAACTCGAGATGAAGTTCCGCATTCTGTTGCTGTTGTTGTTGATAGTATGAAGCGTAACGAAAATGATAAAGTTCATATTCAGGCCACGATTATTGTAGAGCGTAACAGCCAAAAAGGTATTATTATCGGCAAGGGTGGTAAAATGTTAAAAGATATTGGTACGAAAGCTCGCCGCGATATTGAACAGTTATTAGGAGATAAGGTCTTTTTGGAACTTTGGGTTAAAGTTCAAAAAGATTGGCGTGATAAACAAACTTACCTGCAAGATTACGGTTACCGGCCGGATGATTATTAAGAGGTCTTTTCATGCAATTAGCTGAAAGTCGCGGCTTAATTTTATTTTCTCGAGATTATAAGGAAAAAGACAAATTGGTAAAGATTTTTACTGA
The genomic region above belongs to Enterococcus saigonensis and contains:
- a CDS encoding diacylglycerol kinase family protein, with protein sequence MDLKDKNTKKNKYFITSVEFAFTGIQTVFKEERNMRKHVFFGILAIIAGGIFQLSRFEWLWLLLAVFLVWIVEIINTVFENVVDMFTDFHFHPIGKKIKDMAAGAVLLTSFFAVIIGMILFLPRIWQLLF
- the ybeY gene encoding rRNA maturation RNase YbeY, translated to MDITFMDETNSLTPEKMKEVDDLLQFAADYLHLPKDTEMSVTFMDNDAIQVINRDYRGKDRPTDVISFALEEEGEGEIPVVFADGENPLPRELGDLMISLDKTKEQAQEYGHSFERELGFLALHGFLHINGYDHMTKEDEKEMFGLQKEILDAYGLKR
- the era gene encoding GTPase Era; protein product: MSEHKSGFVAIVGRPNVGKSTLLNRIVGQKIAIMSDKAQTTRNKIQGVYTTPDAQIIFIDTPGIHKPKHRLGDFMVETAYSALKEVDAVLFMISADEKRGRGDDFIMERLKTNETPVFLVINKIDKVHPDDLLGIIEDYTSQMEFAEVVPISATEGNNFETLMTTLIAQMPAGPQYFPDDQITDHPEYFIVSELVREKVLLLTRDEVPHSVAVVVDSMKRNENDKVHIQATIIVERNSQKGIIIGKGGKMLKDIGTKARRDIEQLLGDKVFLELWVKVQKDWRDKQTYLQDYGYRPDDY